In a single window of the Pongo abelii isolate AG06213 chromosome 1, NHGRI_mPonAbe1-v2.0_pri, whole genome shotgun sequence genome:
- the RASSF5 gene encoding ras association domain-containing protein 5 isoform X2: MTVDSSMSSGYCSLDEELEDCFFTAKTTFFRNAQSKHLSKNVCKPVEETQRPPTLQEIKQKIDSYNTREKNCLGMKLSEDGTYTGFIKVHLKLRRPVTVPAGIRPQSIYDAIKEVNLAATTDKRTSFYLPLDAIKQLHISSTTTVSEVIQGLLKKFMVVDNPQKFALFKRIHKDGQVLFQKLSIADRPLYLRLLAGPDTEVLSFVLKENETGEVEWDAFSIPELQNFLTILEKEEQDKIQQVQKKYDKFRQKLEEALRESQGKPG; encoded by the exons ATGACCGTGGACAGCAGCATGAGCAGTGGGTACTGCAGCCTGGACGAGGAACTGGAAGACTGCTTCTTCACTGCTAAGACCACCTTTTTCAGAAATGCGCAGAGCAAACATCTTTCAAAG AATGTCTGTAAACCTGTGGAGGAGACACAGCGCCCACCCACACTGCAGGAGATCAAGCAGAAGATTGACAGCTACAACACGCGAGAGAAGAACTGCCTGGGCATGAAACTG AGTGAAGATGGCACCTACACGGGTTTCATCAAAGTGCATCTAAAACTCCGGCGGCCTGTGACGGTGCCTGCTGGGATCCGGCCCCAGTCCATCTATGATGCCATCAAGGAGGTGAACCTGGCGGCTACCACGGACAAGCGGACATCCTTCTACCTGCCCCTAGATGCCATCAAGCAGCTGCACATCAGCAGCACCACCACCGTCAGTGAGGTCATCCAGGGGCTGCTCAAGAAGTTCATGGTTGTGGACAATCCCCAGAAGTTTGCACTTTTTAAGCGGATACACAAGGACGGACAAG TGCTCTTCCAGAAACTCTCCATTGCTGACCGCCCCCTCTACCTGCGCCTGCTTGCTGGGCCTGACACGGAGGTCCTCAGCTTTGTGCtaaaggagaatgaaactggagagGTGGAG TGGGATGCCTTCTCCATCCCTGAACTTCAGAACTTCCTAACAATCCTGGAAAAAGAGGAGCAGGACAAAATCCAACAAGTGCAAAAGAAGTATGACAAGTTTAGGCAGAAACTGGAGGAGGCCTTAAGAGAATCCCAGGGCAAACCTGGGTAA